Proteins from a genomic interval of Acetobacterium woodii DSM 1030:
- a CDS encoding thioredoxin domain-containing protein — translation MALDNKQKKSNRLVHEMSPYLLQHAYNPVNWYPWSDEAFNLAKRQDKPIFLSIGYSTCHWCHVMEKESFEDAEVAEYLNKYFISIKVDREERPDIDQIYMTFSQVSTGQGGWPLNVFLTAERKPFYVTTYLPKRSRYGHPGLMDVLVGIEGQWRQNNEEIIYSADKMTSLLNDLEIRKDENKLKRTIFFDAYDFFDESFDDRYGGFGKAPKFPTPHHLFYLLRCYQAFNQPDALVMVEKTLKQMYQGGLFDHIGFGFSRYSTDEQWLVPHFEKMLYDNALLVMIYAETYQVTGNPLYKKIAQKTITYVNRDLRSEEGGFFCAEDADSEGEEGRFYVWSMEKVEKILGKKRAAVFFKFYPMTAKGNFDGKNIPNMIPVDLDLIEANPELEKVLDEMKADLFNQREKRIHPHKDDKILTAWNGLMITALAMAGRIFDQPEYLIQAEETMAFIENKMTRRNGRLYARYRLGEAKILAYLDDYASVIWGYLELYQATFKTEYLEKAILRAVDMINIFGDDFGMSGFFQYGNDAEKLIARPKEIYDNAQPSGNALAACCLLKLGKITGEQKYIDIVNGMFAYFAGNLNQAPMASTMMLCAKLFHEQPTTEVVFAGYEKDPTIRAMNQRLNKLFLPFSVVLFNKSEKDLKTINAFAVNQQMIHGQPTAYVCKNYRCEEPVNDLESFLKIIEE, via the coding sequence ATGGCACTCGACAATAAGCAAAAGAAATCAAATCGACTGGTGCATGAAATGAGTCCTTATCTGTTACAACATGCCTACAATCCAGTCAATTGGTATCCCTGGTCGGATGAGGCATTTAATCTGGCCAAAAGACAGGATAAACCGATTTTCCTTTCGATCGGTTACAGTACTTGTCACTGGTGTCACGTAATGGAAAAAGAATCCTTTGAAGATGCCGAAGTGGCGGAATACCTGAATAAATATTTTATCAGTATCAAGGTTGACCGGGAAGAACGACCGGATATTGATCAAATTTATATGACTTTTTCGCAAGTCAGCACTGGGCAGGGGGGATGGCCGCTCAATGTTTTTTTAACGGCGGAGCGAAAGCCTTTTTATGTCACAACTTATTTGCCAAAACGGTCACGTTACGGCCATCCCGGATTAATGGATGTATTAGTGGGAATTGAAGGTCAGTGGCGTCAAAATAATGAAGAGATTATTTATTCAGCTGATAAGATGACCAGTCTTTTAAATGATTTGGAGATTCGCAAGGATGAAAATAAATTAAAACGGACCATCTTTTTTGATGCCTACGATTTTTTTGATGAAAGTTTTGATGATCGTTATGGCGGATTTGGGAAAGCCCCTAAATTTCCAACCCCACATCATTTGTTTTATCTGTTACGGTGTTACCAGGCTTTTAATCAGCCGGATGCCCTGGTAATGGTGGAGAAAACGCTAAAACAGATGTATCAGGGCGGCCTTTTTGATCACATTGGTTTTGGCTTTTCCAGATATTCGACGGACGAACAATGGCTGGTTCCGCATTTTGAAAAAATGTTGTACGACAATGCCCTGCTTGTGATGATCTATGCCGAAACCTATCAGGTGACAGGAAATCCGCTGTATAAAAAAATAGCCCAAAAAACGATAACCTATGTGAATCGGGATTTGCGGTCTGAAGAAGGTGGCTTTTTTTGTGCCGAAGATGCCGATTCGGAAGGTGAAGAAGGGCGATTTTACGTCTGGTCGATGGAGAAGGTCGAAAAAATATTAGGTAAAAAGCGGGCAGCGGTATTTTTTAAGTTTTATCCCATGACTGCCAAAGGAAATTTTGACGGGAAAAACATTCCCAACATGATTCCCGTTGATCTTGATCTTATTGAGGCCAATCCCGAGCTGGAAAAAGTGCTGGATGAAATGAAAGCAGATCTTTTTAATCAACGTGAAAAACGGATTCATCCCCATAAAGATGATAAAATTTTGACCGCCTGGAATGGTCTGATGATCACTGCGCTGGCAATGGCAGGACGGATTTTTGATCAGCCGGAGTATCTCATTCAAGCCGAAGAAACGATGGCCTTCATTGAAAATAAAATGACCAGACGAAACGGTCGTCTTTATGCGCGGTATCGTTTGGGTGAAGCTAAAATATTAGCTTATCTGGATGATTATGCCAGCGTGATTTGGGGGTATCTGGAATTATATCAAGCAACCTTTAAAACCGAATATCTGGAAAAGGCGATTCTCCGGGCAGTCGATATGATAAATATTTTTGGGGACGATTTTGGCATGTCCGGCTTTTTTCAGTATGGCAACGATGCCGAAAAATTAATTGCCCGACCTAAGGAAATTTATGATAATGCGCAACCATCAGGAAATGCACTGGCGGCTTGTTGTTTGCTCAAGTTGGGAAAAATAACCGGAGAACAAAAATATATCGATATTGTCAATGGGATGTTTGCTTATTTTGCCGGAAATCTGAATCAGGCCCCAATGGCCAGTACGATGATGTTATGTGCAAAATTGTTTCATGAGCAACCAACGACCGAGGTTGTTTTTGCGGGTTACGAAAAAGATCCCACGATTCGGGCAATGAATCAGCGCTTAAATAAATTGTTTTTGCCCTTTTCAGTGGTGCTGTTTAATAAAAGTGAAAAAGATTTAAAAACAATTAATGCCTTTGCCGTGAATCAGCAAATGATTCATGGACAACCCACCGCCTATGTCTGCAAAAACTATCGGTGCGAAGAACCGGTCAACGATCTGGAGTCCTTTCTTAAAATTATTGAAGAGTGA
- a CDS encoding ferritin-like domain-containing protein, translating to MNSLEFAINMELDGQKYYLEQAENNKDNSLKTVFLLLAKDEGCHADMIKKELAETSYELIDNKILAETNNVFKGVGDFKNRFKEIPNQIDVYRMALKREQESIDLYKKFLNDAVDESSKKLFGFLVKQEENHYRIFDNLITLIERPEEWVEDAEFGTREEY from the coding sequence GTGAATAGTTTAGAATTTGCAATTAATATGGAACTTGATGGGCAAAAGTATTATTTGGAACAAGCTGAAAATAATAAAGACAATAGCTTAAAAACCGTGTTTCTGTTGCTGGCTAAAGATGAAGGTTGTCATGCTGACATGATAAAGAAAGAGTTAGCCGAAACAAGCTATGAATTAATTGATAATAAAATTTTAGCGGAAACAAATAATGTTTTTAAAGGCGTAGGCGATTTTAAAAATAGATTCAAGGAAATTCCAAATCAGATTGATGTCTATCGCATGGCGCTAAAACGAGAACAAGAAAGCATTGATTTATATAAAAAATTCTTAAATGATGCGGTTGATGAAAGCAGCAAAAAACTTTTTGGTTTTTTGGTTAAACAAGAAGAAAATCATTACCGAATTTTTGATAACCTCATTACTTTGATTGAACGTCCGGAAGAATGGGTGGAAGATGCGGAGTTTGGAACACGAGAAGAATATTAA
- a CDS encoding putative ABC transporter permease subunit: protein MKDIINLTKLFINESVGFSQFFYNRKYNKKEFYKQLFTMIIVPVALIPAFFMYISLMVATYIGLGMVNQTSVFLSIGYIMATVLIIIFGIMYIFSEFYFSNNIEELIPLPISPRKLIISKFFSIMVFEYIFTAFIFVPVLIIYGVGEGMGFVYVILSLLVFLTIPVIPLALLTALIMLIMQSASVKGRQDVLRIIFAFLGIGLIFGVQIWFSTQIGSGDADFQQALNVMLSNNEGFLSTIGYFVPTSFIVAWALNRITLMSVVWVFALWGVAVLACTIMVLIGERVYLKSIVSGKVMKRGKQLNGVERNKALGKKSHGAMAVFMMDLRILLRTPVYFFNNFSVVFIAPICIIITFSFIEMTPEDLQGIQVFFNEMPVVINFLLISFFIFFGGTSATTATTFSREGKASWMTRIIPVTAKDQIIGRTGVALLTQSLGIIFTIMAVKFVFPLSLSSLVLSGVLGIIGSVPILLFGLFIDMNRPKLNWDNPQKAIKNNMNVIITLFVGMIYAGLLIAISGLVGYFVNQLLGYCLFVLISLALSFAFYKLIDNRLVRELLNFE from the coding sequence ATGAAAGATATTATTAATTTAACGAAGTTATTTATCAATGAGTCGGTGGGGTTTTCGCAATTTTTCTATAATCGCAAATATAATAAAAAAGAGTTTTATAAACAGTTATTTACGATGATTATTGTTCCGGTGGCGTTAATTCCGGCATTTTTTATGTACATCTCGCTGATGGTAGCCACTTATATTGGTTTGGGGATGGTCAATCAGACATCGGTTTTTTTAAGTATCGGCTATATTATGGCAACCGTTCTGATTATCATTTTTGGGATAATGTATATTTTTTCTGAATTTTATTTTTCAAATAACATTGAAGAATTGATTCCATTACCGATTAGCCCCCGAAAATTGATTATCTCAAAGTTTTTTAGCATCATGGTATTTGAATATATCTTTACCGCTTTTATCTTTGTTCCGGTTTTGATTATTTATGGTGTTGGCGAAGGTATGGGATTTGTTTATGTTATTTTGTCTTTACTGGTGTTTTTAACGATCCCCGTGATTCCGTTGGCATTGTTGACCGCACTGATAATGCTTATTATGCAGTCAGCTTCAGTTAAAGGCCGCCAGGATGTATTGCGGATTATTTTCGCTTTTTTAGGTATTGGTTTGATTTTTGGGGTGCAAATCTGGTTTTCAACGCAAATAGGCAGTGGTGATGCTGATTTTCAACAGGCCTTGAATGTCATGCTCTCGAATAACGAAGGGTTTTTAAGTACGATTGGTTACTTTGTGCCCACCAGCTTTATCGTGGCCTGGGCGCTAAATCGAATTACTTTAATGTCCGTCGTGTGGGTTTTCGCATTGTGGGGCGTAGCAGTATTAGCCTGTACCATAATGGTTTTGATCGGCGAACGGGTTTATCTCAAGAGCATCGTCAGTGGAAAAGTTATGAAAAGGGGGAAACAATTAAACGGCGTTGAACGAAATAAAGCATTGGGCAAAAAAAGCCATGGGGCGATGGCAGTGTTTATGATGGATTTGCGAATTCTTTTAAGAACGCCAGTCTACTTCTTTAACAATTTCAGTGTTGTTTTTATTGCGCCAATTTGTATTATAATCACGTTTTCTTTTATCGAGATGACGCCCGAAGATCTACAGGGGATACAGGTATTTTTTAACGAGATGCCGGTCGTGATTAACTTTTTATTGATTTCGTTTTTTATTTTTTTTGGCGGGACATCGGCGACTACCGCAACTACTTTTTCGCGCGAGGGTAAAGCCTCCTGGATGACACGCATTATCCCGGTAACCGCTAAAGATCAGATTATTGGACGAACTGGCGTGGCGCTCCTGACCCAAAGTCTGGGGATCATTTTTACGATTATGGCGGTTAAATTTGTATTTCCGTTAAGCTTATCAAGCTTGGTTCTGAGCGGCGTATTGGGCATAATCGGATCGGTGCCGATTTTATTATTCGGTTTATTTATCGATATGAATCGTCCTAAACTTAATTGGGATAATCCGCAAAAAGCGATTAAAAATAATATGAATGTGATCATTACGCTTTTTGTGGGGATGATTTATGCGGGTTTACTCATTGCAATTAGTGGTCTGGTGGGGTATTTTGTTAACCAACTGTTGGGATATTGTCTTTTTGTCTTGATCAGCTTAGCTTTGAGTTTTGCTTTTTATAAGTTAATAGACAATCGATTGGTGAGAGAATTACTGAATTTTGAATAG
- a CDS encoding 4Fe-4S binding protein, giving the protein MITQNEIAALKAQGILAQQQDGYFSIRVLSRAGNFTSAELQALATIAEKFGRGYLGETTRLAIEIPWIHYEDIEAVKSALNANGLTHGGTGKKIRPLVACKGTVCQHGLYDTQKLCGLCHDQFFGRDLHSKTKITFVGCPNNCAKANTNDIGLVGQAYVQFDWDACVDCGKCLKGCRAKALTMVNKKLVWDEQKCVNCGKCAQVCTTGAATEEVRGIAVYLGGRMGRGYRFGDRLTDLYAVEEIPNLIEKILETYMELGTDGERISAVLDRIGINAFEGNLQERLED; this is encoded by the coding sequence GTGATCACACAAAACGAAATAGCAGCATTAAAAGCCCAGGGCATTTTAGCACAACAGCAGGACGGTTATTTTTCCATCCGGGTTTTGAGCCGGGCCGGAAATTTCACCTCTGCCGAACTTCAAGCTTTAGCAACGATCGCCGAAAAATTCGGCCGAGGTTATTTAGGCGAAACCACCAGACTGGCAATTGAAATTCCCTGGATTCACTACGAGGATATCGAAGCGGTTAAATCGGCCCTTAATGCCAATGGGTTGACGCATGGCGGGACCGGTAAAAAAATCCGGCCATTGGTAGCCTGCAAAGGTACCGTTTGCCAACATGGACTTTACGATACTCAAAAACTGTGCGGACTCTGTCATGACCAGTTTTTTGGCCGGGATCTCCATTCCAAAACCAAAATCACCTTTGTCGGCTGCCCTAATAATTGCGCCAAAGCCAATACCAACGATATTGGTCTGGTCGGACAGGCCTATGTTCAATTCGACTGGGATGCCTGCGTTGATTGTGGAAAATGTCTGAAGGGGTGTCGTGCGAAAGCACTGACGATGGTCAATAAAAAACTCGTTTGGGATGAACAAAAATGTGTCAATTGCGGGAAATGCGCTCAAGTTTGCACGACCGGAGCTGCAACTGAAGAAGTTCGTGGAATTGCCGTCTATTTAGGGGGCCGCATGGGTCGCGGATACCGTTTTGGCGACCGCTTAACCGACTTGTATGCAGTCGAAGAAATTCCCAATCTGATCGAAAAAATTCTGGAAACCTATATGGAGTTGGGAACCGATGGTGAACGGATCTCAGCAGTTCTTGATCGAATCGGGATTAATGCTTTTGAAGGCAATTTGCAGGAACGGCTAGAAGACTAA
- a CDS encoding ABC transporter ATP-binding protein encodes MLKIEQVSKTYGDKNEKAVDNISFEVHPGEIFGFVGPNGAGKTTTIKMIVNLLAPNTGKIIINGIDNQENILEAKKQFSYVPDNPELFEKIKGIEYLKFIADVYQIPTADRQANIEKFLDIFEIKDAVNDPIGSYSHGMKQKLALVGALIHDPQVFILDEPMVGLDPKASFELKKIMREHCDRGRSVFFSTHVLDVAEKICDRIAIIKKGKLIEVGTMTEIREKAGSQESLENIFLELTE; translated from the coding sequence ATGTTAAAAATTGAACAGGTGTCGAAAACTTATGGAGATAAAAATGAAAAAGCAGTTGATAATATAAGCTTTGAGGTGCATCCCGGTGAAATATTTGGTTTTGTGGGGCCAAATGGAGCCGGAAAAACAACGACGATTAAAATGATTGTCAACCTCCTGGCCCCGAATACGGGAAAAATAATCATCAATGGAATTGACAATCAGGAAAATATCCTGGAAGCAAAAAAGCAGTTTAGTTATGTACCGGATAATCCGGAATTATTTGAAAAAATTAAGGGTATTGAATATCTTAAATTTATTGCGGATGTTTATCAAATTCCGACTGCGGACAGACAAGCTAACATTGAAAAGTTTTTGGATATTTTTGAAATAAAAGATGCCGTCAATGACCCGATAGGATCTTATTCTCATGGGATGAAGCAGAAATTGGCATTGGTTGGGGCACTGATCCATGATCCGCAAGTTTTTATTCTGGATGAACCAATGGTCGGTTTAGATCCCAAGGCTTCTTTTGAACTTAAAAAAATTATGAGAGAACATTGTGATCGCGGACGATCGGTGTTTTTTTCCACCCATGTTCTGGATGTTGCCGAGAAAATTTGCGACCGGATTGCGATTATTAAAAAAGGGAAGCTCATTGAAGTCGGAACAATGACAGAAATTCGCGAAAAAGCCGGCAGTCAGGAATCACTCGAAAATATTTTCCTAGAGTTAACAGAATAA
- a CDS encoding ABC-2 transporter permease, translating to MKGLILKDLINLKGLLKFQGITILVFALMFILMGNSFFLGMIILMFATMVITTISYDEVDKWDMYALTMPVTRQEMVVSKYLVMIIVNSLGGMFALIVGFIGAVIMRQTFFTEIAAMIGFIYIITYNLGSTMIPLIYKFETEKARLMLMFCALIPTALIFYIAQMDISLPGIDNAWVYVGLLIGLTVVGLIISINASLKIYQKKEF from the coding sequence ATGAAGGGTTTAATCTTAAAGGATCTGATCAATTTAAAGGGTTTACTCAAATTTCAAGGGATCACAATTCTCGTTTTTGCGCTGATGTTTATTTTAATGGGAAATAGTTTTTTTTTAGGTATGATTATTTTGATGTTTGCAACGATGGTGATTACCACCATCAGTTATGATGAGGTTGATAAGTGGGATATGTATGCATTGACGATGCCGGTAACGCGGCAAGAAATGGTCGTTAGTAAATATTTGGTAATGATCATCGTAAATAGTCTAGGGGGTATGTTTGCTCTGATTGTTGGATTTATTGGAGCTGTAATTATGAGACAAACCTTTTTCACAGAGATAGCTGCGATGATCGGGTTTATTTATATTATCACTTATAACCTTGGTTCGACGATGATTCCTCTGATTTATAAGTTTGAAACAGAAAAAGCCCGATTGATGTTAATGTTTTGCGCTTTGATTCCTACGGCTTTGATTTTTTATATCGCCCAGATGGATATTTCGCTACCAGGGATCGATAATGCCTGGGTTTATGTGGGGTTATTGATTGGTCTTACGGTAGTCGGTTTGATTATTTCGATTAATGCTTCACTTAAAATTTATCAGAAAAAAGAATTTTAA
- the msrB gene encoding peptide-methionine (R)-S-oxide reductase MsrB, with the protein MNYQKKDQKTLLKTLSPEQYAVTQKNATEPPFQNEYYNEYRKGIYVDITTGEPLFASTDKFESGCGWPSFSKPIDPKLVKELNDSTLRMSRTEVRSATGDAHLGHVFDDGPAERGGLRYCINSAALKFIPKDEMAVNGYEAYLQLVD; encoded by the coding sequence ATGAACTATCAGAAAAAAGATCAAAAAACTTTGTTAAAGACACTATCGCCGGAGCAATATGCGGTGACCCAAAAAAATGCTACGGAACCACCTTTTCAAAATGAATATTATAACGAATATCGTAAGGGAATTTATGTTGACATTACTACCGGTGAACCACTTTTTGCATCGACAGATAAATTTGAGTCGGGCTGCGGCTGGCCGAGTTTTTCAAAACCGATTGATCCCAAGTTAGTAAAGGAACTAAATGATTCGACCTTGAGGATGTCCCGGACTGAGGTTCGGAGTGCAACTGGAGACGCTCATCTGGGGCATGTTTTTGATGATGGTCCGGCAGAACGCGGAGGCTTGCGATATTGCATCAACAGTGCGGCGCTTAAGTTTATCCCCAAAGATGAAATGGCGGTTAACGGATATGAAGCGTATTTGCAATTGGTTGATTAG